The following proteins are encoded in a genomic region of Hippocampus zosterae strain Florida chromosome 2, ASM2543408v3, whole genome shotgun sequence:
- the b4galt3 gene encoding beta-1,4-galactosyltransferase 3 → MACCGHSLGSPCTLALLVGFQFAFVLYFSLGGFRGLVSVLVHTTEQEFDYSRPHDVYTNLSHLRAPPPPPRNAGTGAPTTGPPLATCQIVSPLLVGPVSVHLSSPLTLEEIRTKNPLVLPGGRYRPPDCEPRHHTAIVVPYRNRQTHLLALLYHLHPFLQRQQIHYSIYIVQQWGNGTFNRAKLLNVGVREALRDEDWNCIFLHDVDLLPENDHNTYTCHKQFPTHLSVAMDKFKYRLPYLQYFGGVSAVTPDQYMKMNGFPNQYWGWGGEDDDIAARVRLSGMKIVRPPVAVGHYKMIKHRGDRGNEQNPHRFDLLKRTRLNWRSDGLNSLTYELLSKEQEPLYTNLTVNIGEEPHHPQGKTATALHPRSASKTGSADHQETKLSESKAAVLVNVTRPDGMKTEASQTKAANEMTQAKTNVNVSHL, encoded by the exons ATGGCATGCTGCGGCCACTCTCTGGGCTCCCCGTGCACGCTGGCCTTGCTGGTGGGCTTCCAATTTGCCTTTGTGCTCTACTTCTCCCTGGGGGGCTTCAGAGGCTTGGTGTCCGTCCTGGTGCACACCACAGAGCAAGAGTTTGACTACTCGCGACCCCACGACGTCTACACCAACCTCAGTCATCTGAGAGCACCGCCTCCCCCGCCTCGGAACGCTGGCACTGGAGCTCCAACGACAGGACCACCACTTGCAACCTGCCAGATTGTGTCTCCTCTGTTGG TTGGGCCCGTGTCTGTCCACCTTTCCTCGCCTCTGACTTTGGAGGAAATCAGAACGAAAAACCCCTTGGTGTTGCCCGGTGGACGCTACCGTCCACCGGACTGTGAGCCTCGGCACCACACTGCCATCGTGGTGCCGTACCGGAACCGACAGACGCACCTTCTTGCTCTCCTCTACCACCTTCATCCTTTCCTGCAAAGGCAACAGATCCACTACAGCATCTACATCGTGCAACAG TGGGGGAACGGTACCTTCAACCGAGCCAAGCTGCTGAATGTTGGCGTGCGGGAAGCTCTCCGAGATGAAGACTGGAACTGCATCTTCCTCCATGATGTTGATCTGCTGCCCGAGAACGACCACAATACCTACACTTGCCACAAACAGTTTCCCACACACCTGTCCGTGGCCATGGACAAGTTCAAATACAG GCTACCATACCTACAGTATTTTGGTGGGGTTTCTGCTGTGACTCCGGACCAGTACATGAAGATGAACGGCTTCCCCAACCAGtattggggctgggggggagagGATGATGACATCGCAGCAAG AGTGCGTCTGTCTGGCATGAAAATTGTGCGCCCCCCAGTGGCCGTCGGTCATTACAAAATGATCAAGCATAGAGGAGACCGAGGCAAtgagcaaaatccacacag ATTTGACCTCCTGAAAAGGACCAGACTCAACTGGCGCTCTGATGGCCTCAACTCTCTGACGTACGAGCTCCTCTCCAAAGAACAGGAACCTCTCTACACTAACCTCACTGTCAACATCGGAGAAGAGCCCCATCACCCTCAGGGGAAAACGGCGACCGCTCTGCATCCACGTAGCGCCTCTAAGACCGGATCCGCGGATCATCAGGAAACCAAATTGTCAGAGAGCAAAGCAGCTGTTTTAGTAAATGTGACAAGACCTGATGGCATGAAGACAGAAGCTTCTCAGACAAAGGCAGCTAATGAGATGACACAGGCgaaaacaaatgtgaatgtTTCTCATCTGTAG
- the atp6ap1lb gene encoding ATPase H+ transporting accessory protein 1 like b, which produces MAAHAFLLCSIALLSAFSRTALTLSEEELQPGLTYDEVPEILDRSRENPKQATRVTSSQDGEYGLESEEVILTPEDENPLRRILQPFKWHHAGMSHSKRKLLQSLMGPYGPLSVTYNGKTCILFKAKRLAIRYKNHTFIDLTERVFNANSPLDTKGSVCTKEKATLSLKFGDVEDLRGLVIRLQMSNTFYEAAGQNWFTLDSVHIHYNWTQEATFNASEVYAPATSSYHCQHVSSLHKYDTLLVPSSHTDTSANWHITFTDFQIQAFNVQSDKFASASDCATFLTPAILMGLVTSLILLLVLAYALHMVVHLKHIDRYEEHKATVYFPRSPEAELPDKNSL; this is translated from the exons ATGGCTGCGCACGCATTCCTCCTGTGCTCCATCGCCTTGCTGTCTGCTTTCAGTCGGACTGCTCTGACTCTGTCCGAGGAAGAGCTGCAGCCAGGACTCACTTACGATGAAGTGCCTGAGATCTTGGACAGAAG CAGAGAGAACCCCAAACAAGCCACAAGAGTCACATCAA GTCAGGATGGAGAGTATGGCTTAGAAAGTGAAGAGGTTATTTTGACGCCTGAAGATGAAAATCCACTCAGGAGAATCCTGCAG CCCTTCAAGTGGCATCATGCAGGAATGTCTCACAGCAAGAGGAAACTGCTCCAGTCGCTGATGGGACCGTACGGCCCTCTGAGCGTGACCTACAACGGCAAGACGTGCATTCTCTTCAAAGCAAAGCGCCTGGCCATCCGCTACAAGAACCACACCTTCATTGACCTGACTGAGAGAGTGTTCAATGCCAACTCACCCTTGGACACCAAAGGCTCGGTCTGCACCAAAGAGAAGGCCAC GCTTTCGTTAAAATTTGGTGACGTGGAAGACTTGCGAGGTCTTGTGATCAG GCTTCAGATGTCAAACACCTTCTACGAAGCAGCAGGTCAAAACTGGTTCACGCTAGACAGTGTGCATATCCACTACAACTGGACGCAGGAGGCCACATTCAACGCCAGCGAGGTTTACGCTCCAGCCACGTCGTCCTACCACTGCCAGCACGTCAGCAGTCTGCACAAATATGACACTCTGCTGGTGCCCAGCTCCCACACCGACACGTCGGCCAACTGGCACATTACTTTCACAGATTTCCAG ATTCAGGCCTTCAACGTGCAGTCGGACAAGTTTGCGTCAGCCAGTGACTGCGCCACTTTCTTGACGCCGGCCATCCTCATGGGCTTGGTGACGTCACTGATCCTGCTCCTTGTCCTGGCCTACGCCCTGCACATGGTGGTCCACCTCAAGCACATCGACCGCTATGAGGAGCACAAGGCAACCGTCTACTTCCCCCGGAGTCCAGAGGCTGAACTGCCGGACAAGAACAGCCTTTGA